The window ATAAGACCTTACAGTGTTTTTGTTTATTCATCCGTGCTAGCGTCCACGCTGCATCCATATTGGAAAGATGACCTTTATTACTTAAAATTCGTTGTTTTAAGTAATAAGGATAAGACCCATTTTTCAAAATATCAACATCATGATTAGATTCTAGTACTAGGTAATCTGAATAATCAATACACTTTTTAGCTGTGGTTGTGACAAAGCCTAAATCTGTTGCCACAGTACATTTTTGATCATTGGCAAAAATACTAAAACCGATCGGATCGGCGGCATCATGTGAGATATCAAACGTTTCTATTTTGACTTTGCCCAAATCTAAACTGTTATAAATCGGTCTAAAACATTCTTTTGGTATATCATTTTTACAAAACATCGCTTGAAAAGTATCACTACGCGAGTAAAGTGGTGTTTTATACTTTTTCGTCAGCGTTGGTAAACCGCTAATATGGTCACGATGTTCATGAGTAATTAGCACGCCATCTAACGTAGCAATATCAATATTCAGTTCATCCAGGCAATTTTTTATTCTTCTGGCACTGATTCCGGCATCAATTAATAAATTAGTATCGCCACTTTGTACCAAGGTCGCATTGCCTTTGCTCCCACTTGCTAATACATGAACCTTCATATTTTACCTCTTATTTTAAAGTTCTAACGCTATTTGTGCTCTTACCGCGCTCGCTACCTCAGTTGGTATCGCCGTTAATAATAACTCTCTGATTTGTGCTAACTGTTGCTGACTTTTTGCTTCAAACCGTAATGTAAAGAGTGGTTCAGTTACCGAAGCTCTAATCATTCCCCAGCCATCAGCAAATTCTATTCTGACGCCATCAATTAAATTGGGGTTATACTCTTTTAGTTTTTCTGCTATCTCGGCTAAAACTTCCTCTTTGTCATTATGTTTATAGTGAATCCGATATTCCGGTGTCACTAGGTAATTAGGAATTTCGTCTATCAATTGCGACAATTTACCTTTTTGCATCACATATTCCGCTACTTTAATTCCGCCAAACATTCCATCGTCGTTACCTAATTCTGAAAAGAAAAAGTGTCCGCTGATTTCGCCGGCAAAAAATGCTTTTTCTTTGATAAATGCCATTTTGCTGAAGGTATGACCGGCTCTTGCCATAATAGCTCTACCCCCGGCCTTAGCAATTTCTTCCGGCACCACCATTGAACATTTGGCATCATAAATAATATTGCCACTGCCTTGTTGCAAATAATAGCGTGACAACAATACTAAAATATCATCATTGTCAACAGCTCTACCGTTTTCATCAACAAAGGCCGCTCGATCACCATCGCCATCAAACGCCACCCCTAAGTCCGCATTTGTTTCTAAAACTTTTTGACATAGCGCTCCTAAATTAGTCGGGATAGACGGATTCGGCGAGCGGTTAGGGAAGTTTCCATCAGGCTCACAAAACAGTTCTACTACATCATAACCACAAGCTCTAAACAAGTTTGGGGCAATCTTAGACACCGCTCCATTGCCGGCATCCAACACCACTTTAAGCTGACCTTTCTTCGCTTTAGCACTAATATAGTTAATGTAATCATCAATAATATCAATAGTCGTAACAACACCGTTACCATCAACTTTAGCATCGACCTGCACCAAGCGTTCAATCTCTTTGATGTCTGCTTCCTTCACCGGATTTTCTCCTAATACTAATTTAAAACCGTTATATTGAGCCGGATTGTGAGAAGCGGTTATCATCACTCCACCTTCGGCCATTTGAGTTTTAATTGCGTAATAAAAAACCGGAGTCGCTACAATACCAATATCAATAACTTCACAGCCAGAAGCTTTTAAACCTGCTATGATAATATCCTTAAAAGTTACCGTAGTAGTTCTGATATCACCACCTACTACAACTTTTTTATTTTGCAATTTTACACCAATAGCTCTGGCAATTTTTTGTGCCATCTCTATTGTTAACTCACTTAAGGCCACGCCTCTAATATCACAAGCATGAAATAATGCCATATA of the Negativicutes bacterium genome contains:
- a CDS encoding MBL fold metallo-hydrolase, whose amino-acid sequence is MKVHVLASGSKGNATLVQSGDTNLLIDAGISARRIKNCLDELNIDIATLDGVLITHEHRDHISGLPTLTKKYKTPLYSRSDTFQAMFCKNDIPKECFRPIYNSLDLGKVKIETFDISHDAADPIGFSIFANDQKCTVATDLGFVTTTAKKCIDYSDYLVLESNHDVDILKNGSYPYYLKQRILSNKGHLSNMDAAWTLARMNKQKHCKVLLAHLSEENNTPKIAQKTVNTILEEQGLDLKLDLEIKLTKPNEIVGI
- a CDS encoding phosphomannomutase/phosphoglucomutase; amino-acid sequence: MALFHACDIRGVALSELTIEMAQKIARAIGVKLQNKKVVVGGDIRTTTVTFKDIIIAGLKASGCEVIDIGIVATPVFYYAIKTQMAEGGVMITASHNPAQYNGFKLVLGENPVKEADIKEIERLVQVDAKVDGNGVVTTIDIIDDYINYISAKAKKGQLKVVLDAGNGAVSKIAPNLFRACGYDVVELFCEPDGNFPNRSPNPSIPTNLGALCQKVLETNADLGVAFDGDGDRAAFVDENGRAVDNDDILVLLSRYYLQQGSGNIIYDAKCSMVVPEEIAKAGGRAIMARAGHTFSKMAFIKEKAFFAGEISGHFFFSELGNDDGMFGGIKVAEYVMQKGKLSQLIDEIPNYLVTPEYRIHYKHNDKEEVLAEIAEKLKEYNPNLIDGVRIEFADGWGMIRASVTEPLFTLRFEAKSQQQLAQIRELLLTAIPTEVASAVRAQIALEL